A genome region from Polyodon spathula isolate WHYD16114869_AA chromosome 19, ASM1765450v1, whole genome shotgun sequence includes the following:
- the LOC121294308 gene encoding SAFB-like transcription modulator isoform X3, with protein MLCSVWAGKMASAGVLTEVKKITELRVIDLKTELKRRNLDVTGVKNVLVARLKQAIEKEGGDIDNIEITLSSDTPTKRTPKAKGKKQDADATMEEESFSKQEAECLDRNGSDDPKDQEDSGDGEDENVNLDSDASEAKAEIEYLVKEVDEEESRELLSDNDDHVITDEAEDEDNEKDITDTDDGSYEKSKHLPSEESLAEAEHAAQDEKEATASGKEAEDDNISVTIQAEDAITLDLDGDDLLDTGKNVKLPDSEASKAHDEPSASAQMSEEQGKDVDAKENHKDGKKNDGLKAEPPKKETREGSKKAELGDKEKDSVKKGPSSTGASSQAKSSTKDNKDGKATTKDEKGGTSGSAGGSTSGSSRNLWVSGLSSNTKAADLKNLFGKYGKVLSAKVVTNARSPGAKCYGIVTMSSSAEVARCISHIHRTELHGQQISVEKVKSDPLKKESAKKESEDKTSSSKTSGEKRTATNVKSQTKTQVSSKKEEKSEKTGDKEVTKKQEAKDEKTEAKSGSGQASSKKDDKRGSTKSPGKMVVIDQTKGDTVNRLKPPMRRGRFDKVHPNMMPRRTRGFIPPEEMAILRNKGKFFPNYFRGGRQDILPFEKMKEQKMRDRLVRLERIHRAVELRRRREIAERERRERERIQMLREREERERLQRERERLEIERQKLERERMERERLERERIRIEQERRKEAERIAREREELRRQQEQLRYEQEKRNTLKRARDVDHRRNDPYWNGNKKIETDTDVRLNHGSEYNRQQNRFNDFSHRERGRYTEGSSVQPSAFERRDHFESEPDGKKSRPAARRESSGFDNRYTKNYDARRTEQPRTEIHETDRRVIRDRDERRVVPIPERPAGNRGHPTERGRIAEIPHGRSTRESGPGGWKNEVVIGEAKGDIRAAVRMRPERSGRDGLGPSIRGGTSASRSRDAGRGIVIGERVSSSTTFRPTQQKNYSEGRQVVVERHGRDQGPRKDWHGTGSQGSGYQGTRRVGESRGSMISQHSSHSPPAMNRIVQINNTMQGGSGSGYKAFKGGAPRRF; from the exons ATGCTGTGCTCCGTTTGGGCAGGCAAAATGGCGTCGGCAGGAGTACTTACCGAAGTCAAGAAAATCACAGAATTACGTGTTATCGACCTCAAAACTGAGCTGAAACGGAGAAATTTAGACGTCACAGGGGTTAAAAACGTTTTGGTGGCGAGACTTAAACAG GCCATTGAAAAGGAAGGCGGAGACATAGATAACATAGAAATTACATTATCTTCAGACACCCCAACAAAGAGAACTCCGAAAGCCAAAG GTAAAAAGCAGGATGCAGATGCCACAATGGAAGAAGAATCTTTTAGCAAG cAGGAGGCAGAGTGTCTAGATCGGAATGGTAGTGATGACCCAAAAGACCAAGAAGATTCAGGAGACGGTGAAGATGAAAATGTCAATCTGGATTCTGATGCTTCTGAAGCTAAAGCAGAGATCGAATACTTGGTCAAG GAAGTGGATGAAGAAGAGTCTAGGGAATTGCTTTCGGACAACGATGACCATGTCATTACAGAT gAAGCGGAAGATGAAGACAATGAAAAAG ATATAACAGATACTGATGATGGTTCTTATGAAAAATCTAAACATCTGCCTTCAGAAGAAAGCCTTGCTGAGGCTGAACATGCAGCTCAGGATGAAAAGGAAGCCACTGCATCTGGAAAAGAAGCAGAGGATGATAACATATCTGTCACAATCCAGGCAGAAGACGCCATCACTTTGGATTTAGATGGTGATGACCTCTTGGATACAGGTAAAAATGTGAAACTTCCAGATTCGGAGGCAAGTAAGGCCCATGACGAGCCCAGTGCCTCTGCCCAGATGAGTGAGGAGCAAGGCAAGGATGTTGATGCCAAAGAGAACCATAAAGATGGTAAGAAAAATGACGGATTGAAGGCTGAACCTCCCAAGAAGGAAACCAGAGAGGGCTCAAAGAAAGCTGAATTGGGAGATAAAGAAAAGGATTCTGTGAAGAAAGGCCCCTCATCTACTGGGGCATCAAGTCAAGCAAAGAG TTCTACAAAGGACAATAAAGATGGCAAGGCAACTACAAAGGATGAGAAAG GTGGTACTAGCGGCAGTGCTGGTGGGAGCACAAGTGGCTCATCCCGCAACCTGTGGGTAAGCGGTCTTTCATCCAACACAAAGGCAGCGGATTTAAAAAATCTCTTTGGAAAGTATGGAAAG gtTCTTAGTGCCAAAGTGGTCACCAATGCACGTAGTCCTGGAGCTAAATGCTATGGGATTGTTACAATGTCTTCTAGTGCAGAGGTTGCCAGGTGTATTTCACATATTCATCGCACTGAACTACATGGACAGCAAATTTCAGTTGAAAag gttaaaagTGACCCACTCAAAAAAGaatctgcaaaaaaagaaagtgaagacAAAACTAGTTCAAGTAAAACATCTGGAGAGAAGAGGACAGCTACCAATGTTAAATCTCAAACAAA AACACAAGTATCGTCTAAGAAAGAAGAGAAGTCTGAAAAAACAGGCGATAAGGAGGTCACAAAGAAACAAGAAGCTAAAGATGAGAAAACGGAAGCTAAATCTGGTTCTGGTCAAGCCTCTTCCAAAAAAGATGACAAGCGTGgaa gtaccaAAAGTCCTGGCAAGATGGTGGTGATTGATCAGACTAAAGGTGATACAGTTAATAGACTGAAACCTCCAATGAGAAGAGGACGATTTGACAAG GTTCACCCAAATATGATGCCCAGGCGAACCAGAGGATTTATTCCTCCTGAAGAG ATGGCAATACTAAGAAACAAAGGAAAGTTCTTTCCAAACTACTTTAGAGGAGGGAGACAAGACATTTTACCATTTGAAAAGATGAAGGAACAAAAGATGCGTGACCGCCTGGTACGGCTGGAGCGCATTCACCGTGCGGTTGAATTACGAAG ACGACGTGAAATAGCTGAGCGAGAGCGCCGTGAACGTGAACGGATTCAGATGCTGCGGGAGAGGGAGGAACGAGAACGCTTGCAAAGAGAACGAGAGCGGCTGGAGATCGAGAGACAGAAGCTCGAGAGGGAAAGAATGGAGCGTGAGAGGCTGGAGAGGGAAAGGATACGTATTGAACAG GAACGTCGTAAAGAGGCAGAGCGCATTGCTCGGGAACGTGAAGAACTAAGACGCCAACAAGAACAACTGCGTTATGAACAAGAAAAGAGAAACACTCTAAAAAGAGCACGAGATGTAGACCATAG GAGGAATGATCCTTACTGGAATGGTAATAAGAAGATTGAAACGGACACAGACGTCCGCTTAAACCATGGCTCTGAGTATAACCGCCAGCAGAACCGCTTTAATGACTTTAgtcacagagagaggggcagatACACAGAGGGCTCTTCCGTACAGCCTTCTGCATTTGAAAG GCGGGACCATTTTGAAAGTGAACCAGATGGCAAGAAGAGCCGTCCTGCTGCCAGACGAGAAAGCTCTGGGTTTGACAACAGATACACTAAGAATTATGACGCCAGAAGAACTGAGCAGCCACGAACAGAAATCCATGAGACTGACCGGAGAGTGATACGGGATAGAGATGAAAGGAGAGTTGTCCCTATTCCTGAGAGGCCAGCAGGCAACAGGGGCCATCCTACAGAGAGAGGCAGAATAGCAGAAATTCCTCATGGTCGCTCCACCAGAGAATCTGGTCCTGGAGGCTGGAAAAATGAAGTTGTAATTGGTGAAGCCAAAGGAGATATAAG AGCAGCTGTTCGGATGCGTCCTGAGAGATCAGGAAGAGATGGTCTTGGTCCCAGTATAAGAGGAGGGACCTCTGCTAGCCGCAGCAGAGACGCTGGAAGAGGAATAGTAATTGGGGAAAGAGTAAGCAGTTCTACAACTTTCAGACCCACTCAACAAaag aaCTACAGTGAAGGGAGACAGGTTGTGGTTGAGCGTCACGGCCGTGACCAAGGTCCAAGGAAAGACTGGCATGGAACTGGTTCTCAAGGGAGTGGCTATCAAGGTACAAGAAGAGTGGGGGAAAGCCGAGGAAGCATGATCTCTCAGCACTCCAG CCACTCTCCACCAGCAATGAACAGAATTGTACAGATCAATAATACCATGCAAGGAGGAAGTGGTTCTGGGTACAAGGCATTTAAAGGTGGCGCTCCACGGAGGTTCTAA
- the LOC121294308 gene encoding SAFB-like transcription modulator isoform X4, which yields MLCSVWAGKMASAGVLTEVKKITELRVIDLKTELKRRNLDVTGVKNVLVARLKQAIEKEGGDIDNIEITLSSDTPTKRTPKAKGKKQDADATMEEESFSKEAECLDRNGSDDPKDQEDSGDGEDENVNLDSDASEAKAEIEYLVKEVDEEESRELLSDNDDHVITDEAEDEDNEKDITDTDDGSYEKSKHLPSEESLAEAEHAAQDEKEATASGKEAEDDNISVTIQAEDAITLDLDGDDLLDTGKNVKLPDSEASKAHDEPSASAQMSEEQGKDVDAKENHKDGKKNDGLKAEPPKKETREGSKKAELGDKEKDSVKKGPSSTGASSQAKSSTKDNKDGKATTKDEKGGTSGSAGGSTSGSSRNLWVSGLSSNTKAADLKNLFGKYGKVLSAKVVTNARSPGAKCYGIVTMSSSAEVARCISHIHRTELHGQQISVEKVKSDPLKKESAKKESEDKTSSSKTSGEKRTATNVKSQTKTQVSSKKEEKSEKTGDKEVTKKQEAKDEKTEAKSGSGQASSKKDDKRGSTKSPGKMVVIDQTKGDTVNRLKPPMRRGRFDKVHPNMMPRRTRGFIPPEEMAILRNKGKFFPNYFRGGRQDILPFEKMKEQKMRDRLVRLERIHRAVELRRRREIAERERRERERIQMLREREERERLQRERERLEIERQKLERERMERERLERERIRIEQERRKEAERIAREREELRRQQEQLRYEQEKRNTLKRARDVDHRRNDPYWNGNKKIETDTDVRLNHGSEYNRQQNRFNDFSHRERGRYTEGSSVQPSAFERRDHFESEPDGKKSRPAARRESSGFDNRYTKNYDARRTEQPRTEIHETDRRVIRDRDERRVVPIPERPAGNRGHPTERGRIAEIPHGRSTRESGPGGWKNEVVIGEAKGDIRAAVRMRPERSGRDGLGPSIRGGTSASRSRDAGRGIVIGERVSSSTTFRPTQQKNYSEGRQVVVERHGRDQGPRKDWHGTGSQGSGYQGTRRVGESRGSMISQHSSHSPPAMNRIVQINNTMQGGSGSGYKAFKGGAPRRF from the exons ATGCTGTGCTCCGTTTGGGCAGGCAAAATGGCGTCGGCAGGAGTACTTACCGAAGTCAAGAAAATCACAGAATTACGTGTTATCGACCTCAAAACTGAGCTGAAACGGAGAAATTTAGACGTCACAGGGGTTAAAAACGTTTTGGTGGCGAGACTTAAACAG GCCATTGAAAAGGAAGGCGGAGACATAGATAACATAGAAATTACATTATCTTCAGACACCCCAACAAAGAGAACTCCGAAAGCCAAAG GTAAAAAGCAGGATGCAGATGCCACAATGGAAGAAGAATCTTTTAGCAAG GAGGCAGAGTGTCTAGATCGGAATGGTAGTGATGACCCAAAAGACCAAGAAGATTCAGGAGACGGTGAAGATGAAAATGTCAATCTGGATTCTGATGCTTCTGAAGCTAAAGCAGAGATCGAATACTTGGTCAAG GAAGTGGATGAAGAAGAGTCTAGGGAATTGCTTTCGGACAACGATGACCATGTCATTACAGAT gAAGCGGAAGATGAAGACAATGAAAAAG ATATAACAGATACTGATGATGGTTCTTATGAAAAATCTAAACATCTGCCTTCAGAAGAAAGCCTTGCTGAGGCTGAACATGCAGCTCAGGATGAAAAGGAAGCCACTGCATCTGGAAAAGAAGCAGAGGATGATAACATATCTGTCACAATCCAGGCAGAAGACGCCATCACTTTGGATTTAGATGGTGATGACCTCTTGGATACAGGTAAAAATGTGAAACTTCCAGATTCGGAGGCAAGTAAGGCCCATGACGAGCCCAGTGCCTCTGCCCAGATGAGTGAGGAGCAAGGCAAGGATGTTGATGCCAAAGAGAACCATAAAGATGGTAAGAAAAATGACGGATTGAAGGCTGAACCTCCCAAGAAGGAAACCAGAGAGGGCTCAAAGAAAGCTGAATTGGGAGATAAAGAAAAGGATTCTGTGAAGAAAGGCCCCTCATCTACTGGGGCATCAAGTCAAGCAAAGAG TTCTACAAAGGACAATAAAGATGGCAAGGCAACTACAAAGGATGAGAAAG GTGGTACTAGCGGCAGTGCTGGTGGGAGCACAAGTGGCTCATCCCGCAACCTGTGGGTAAGCGGTCTTTCATCCAACACAAAGGCAGCGGATTTAAAAAATCTCTTTGGAAAGTATGGAAAG gtTCTTAGTGCCAAAGTGGTCACCAATGCACGTAGTCCTGGAGCTAAATGCTATGGGATTGTTACAATGTCTTCTAGTGCAGAGGTTGCCAGGTGTATTTCACATATTCATCGCACTGAACTACATGGACAGCAAATTTCAGTTGAAAag gttaaaagTGACCCACTCAAAAAAGaatctgcaaaaaaagaaagtgaagacAAAACTAGTTCAAGTAAAACATCTGGAGAGAAGAGGACAGCTACCAATGTTAAATCTCAAACAAA AACACAAGTATCGTCTAAGAAAGAAGAGAAGTCTGAAAAAACAGGCGATAAGGAGGTCACAAAGAAACAAGAAGCTAAAGATGAGAAAACGGAAGCTAAATCTGGTTCTGGTCAAGCCTCTTCCAAAAAAGATGACAAGCGTGgaa gtaccaAAAGTCCTGGCAAGATGGTGGTGATTGATCAGACTAAAGGTGATACAGTTAATAGACTGAAACCTCCAATGAGAAGAGGACGATTTGACAAG GTTCACCCAAATATGATGCCCAGGCGAACCAGAGGATTTATTCCTCCTGAAGAG ATGGCAATACTAAGAAACAAAGGAAAGTTCTTTCCAAACTACTTTAGAGGAGGGAGACAAGACATTTTACCATTTGAAAAGATGAAGGAACAAAAGATGCGTGACCGCCTGGTACGGCTGGAGCGCATTCACCGTGCGGTTGAATTACGAAG ACGACGTGAAATAGCTGAGCGAGAGCGCCGTGAACGTGAACGGATTCAGATGCTGCGGGAGAGGGAGGAACGAGAACGCTTGCAAAGAGAACGAGAGCGGCTGGAGATCGAGAGACAGAAGCTCGAGAGGGAAAGAATGGAGCGTGAGAGGCTGGAGAGGGAAAGGATACGTATTGAACAG GAACGTCGTAAAGAGGCAGAGCGCATTGCTCGGGAACGTGAAGAACTAAGACGCCAACAAGAACAACTGCGTTATGAACAAGAAAAGAGAAACACTCTAAAAAGAGCACGAGATGTAGACCATAG GAGGAATGATCCTTACTGGAATGGTAATAAGAAGATTGAAACGGACACAGACGTCCGCTTAAACCATGGCTCTGAGTATAACCGCCAGCAGAACCGCTTTAATGACTTTAgtcacagagagaggggcagatACACAGAGGGCTCTTCCGTACAGCCTTCTGCATTTGAAAG GCGGGACCATTTTGAAAGTGAACCAGATGGCAAGAAGAGCCGTCCTGCTGCCAGACGAGAAAGCTCTGGGTTTGACAACAGATACACTAAGAATTATGACGCCAGAAGAACTGAGCAGCCACGAACAGAAATCCATGAGACTGACCGGAGAGTGATACGGGATAGAGATGAAAGGAGAGTTGTCCCTATTCCTGAGAGGCCAGCAGGCAACAGGGGCCATCCTACAGAGAGAGGCAGAATAGCAGAAATTCCTCATGGTCGCTCCACCAGAGAATCTGGTCCTGGAGGCTGGAAAAATGAAGTTGTAATTGGTGAAGCCAAAGGAGATATAAG AGCAGCTGTTCGGATGCGTCCTGAGAGATCAGGAAGAGATGGTCTTGGTCCCAGTATAAGAGGAGGGACCTCTGCTAGCCGCAGCAGAGACGCTGGAAGAGGAATAGTAATTGGGGAAAGAGTAAGCAGTTCTACAACTTTCAGACCCACTCAACAAaag aaCTACAGTGAAGGGAGACAGGTTGTGGTTGAGCGTCACGGCCGTGACCAAGGTCCAAGGAAAGACTGGCATGGAACTGGTTCTCAAGGGAGTGGCTATCAAGGTACAAGAAGAGTGGGGGAAAGCCGAGGAAGCATGATCTCTCAGCACTCCAG CCACTCTCCACCAGCAATGAACAGAATTGTACAGATCAATAATACCATGCAAGGAGGAAGTGGTTCTGGGTACAAGGCATTTAAAGGTGGCGCTCCACGGAGGTTCTAA
- the LOC121294308 gene encoding SAFB-like transcription modulator isoform X2: protein MLCSVWAGKMASAGVLTEVKKITELRVIDLKTELKRRNLDVTGVKNVLVARLKQAIEKEGGDIDNIEITLSSDTPTKRTPKAKGNYIGKKQDADATMEEESFSKEAECLDRNGSDDPKDQEDSGDGEDENVNLDSDASEAKAEIEYLVKEVDEEESRELLSDNDDHVITDEAEDEDNEKDITDTDDGSYEKSKHLPSEESLAEAEHAAQDEKEATASGKEAEDDNISVTIQAEDAITLDLDGDDLLDTGKNVKLPDSEASKAHDEPSASAQMSEEQGKDVDAKENHKDGKKNDGLKAEPPKKETREGSKKAELGDKEKDSVKKGPSSTGASSQAKSSTKDNKDGKATTKDEKGGTSGSAGGSTSGSSRNLWVSGLSSNTKAADLKNLFGKYGKVLSAKVVTNARSPGAKCYGIVTMSSSAEVARCISHIHRTELHGQQISVEKVKSDPLKKESAKKESEDKTSSSKTSGEKRTATNVKSQTKTQVSSKKEEKSEKTGDKEVTKKQEAKDEKTEAKSGSGQASSKKDDKRGSTKSPGKMVVIDQTKGDTVNRLKPPMRRGRFDKVHPNMMPRRTRGFIPPEEMAILRNKGKFFPNYFRGGRQDILPFEKMKEQKMRDRLVRLERIHRAVELRRRREIAERERRERERIQMLREREERERLQRERERLEIERQKLERERMERERLERERIRIEQERRKEAERIAREREELRRQQEQLRYEQEKRNTLKRARDVDHRRNDPYWNGNKKIETDTDVRLNHGSEYNRQQNRFNDFSHRERGRYTEGSSVQPSAFERRDHFESEPDGKKSRPAARRESSGFDNRYTKNYDARRTEQPRTEIHETDRRVIRDRDERRVVPIPERPAGNRGHPTERGRIAEIPHGRSTRESGPGGWKNEVVIGEAKGDIRAAVRMRPERSGRDGLGPSIRGGTSASRSRDAGRGIVIGERVSSSTTFRPTQQKNYSEGRQVVVERHGRDQGPRKDWHGTGSQGSGYQGTRRVGESRGSMISQHSSHSPPAMNRIVQINNTMQGGSGSGYKAFKGGAPRRF, encoded by the exons ATGCTGTGCTCCGTTTGGGCAGGCAAAATGGCGTCGGCAGGAGTACTTACCGAAGTCAAGAAAATCACAGAATTACGTGTTATCGACCTCAAAACTGAGCTGAAACGGAGAAATTTAGACGTCACAGGGGTTAAAAACGTTTTGGTGGCGAGACTTAAACAG GCCATTGAAAAGGAAGGCGGAGACATAGATAACATAGAAATTACATTATCTTCAGACACCCCAACAAAGAGAACTCCGAAAGCCAAAGGTAATTACATTG GTAAAAAGCAGGATGCAGATGCCACAATGGAAGAAGAATCTTTTAGCAAG GAGGCAGAGTGTCTAGATCGGAATGGTAGTGATGACCCAAAAGACCAAGAAGATTCAGGAGACGGTGAAGATGAAAATGTCAATCTGGATTCTGATGCTTCTGAAGCTAAAGCAGAGATCGAATACTTGGTCAAG GAAGTGGATGAAGAAGAGTCTAGGGAATTGCTTTCGGACAACGATGACCATGTCATTACAGAT gAAGCGGAAGATGAAGACAATGAAAAAG ATATAACAGATACTGATGATGGTTCTTATGAAAAATCTAAACATCTGCCTTCAGAAGAAAGCCTTGCTGAGGCTGAACATGCAGCTCAGGATGAAAAGGAAGCCACTGCATCTGGAAAAGAAGCAGAGGATGATAACATATCTGTCACAATCCAGGCAGAAGACGCCATCACTTTGGATTTAGATGGTGATGACCTCTTGGATACAGGTAAAAATGTGAAACTTCCAGATTCGGAGGCAAGTAAGGCCCATGACGAGCCCAGTGCCTCTGCCCAGATGAGTGAGGAGCAAGGCAAGGATGTTGATGCCAAAGAGAACCATAAAGATGGTAAGAAAAATGACGGATTGAAGGCTGAACCTCCCAAGAAGGAAACCAGAGAGGGCTCAAAGAAAGCTGAATTGGGAGATAAAGAAAAGGATTCTGTGAAGAAAGGCCCCTCATCTACTGGGGCATCAAGTCAAGCAAAGAG TTCTACAAAGGACAATAAAGATGGCAAGGCAACTACAAAGGATGAGAAAG GTGGTACTAGCGGCAGTGCTGGTGGGAGCACAAGTGGCTCATCCCGCAACCTGTGGGTAAGCGGTCTTTCATCCAACACAAAGGCAGCGGATTTAAAAAATCTCTTTGGAAAGTATGGAAAG gtTCTTAGTGCCAAAGTGGTCACCAATGCACGTAGTCCTGGAGCTAAATGCTATGGGATTGTTACAATGTCTTCTAGTGCAGAGGTTGCCAGGTGTATTTCACATATTCATCGCACTGAACTACATGGACAGCAAATTTCAGTTGAAAag gttaaaagTGACCCACTCAAAAAAGaatctgcaaaaaaagaaagtgaagacAAAACTAGTTCAAGTAAAACATCTGGAGAGAAGAGGACAGCTACCAATGTTAAATCTCAAACAAA AACACAAGTATCGTCTAAGAAAGAAGAGAAGTCTGAAAAAACAGGCGATAAGGAGGTCACAAAGAAACAAGAAGCTAAAGATGAGAAAACGGAAGCTAAATCTGGTTCTGGTCAAGCCTCTTCCAAAAAAGATGACAAGCGTGgaa gtaccaAAAGTCCTGGCAAGATGGTGGTGATTGATCAGACTAAAGGTGATACAGTTAATAGACTGAAACCTCCAATGAGAAGAGGACGATTTGACAAG GTTCACCCAAATATGATGCCCAGGCGAACCAGAGGATTTATTCCTCCTGAAGAG ATGGCAATACTAAGAAACAAAGGAAAGTTCTTTCCAAACTACTTTAGAGGAGGGAGACAAGACATTTTACCATTTGAAAAGATGAAGGAACAAAAGATGCGTGACCGCCTGGTACGGCTGGAGCGCATTCACCGTGCGGTTGAATTACGAAG ACGACGTGAAATAGCTGAGCGAGAGCGCCGTGAACGTGAACGGATTCAGATGCTGCGGGAGAGGGAGGAACGAGAACGCTTGCAAAGAGAACGAGAGCGGCTGGAGATCGAGAGACAGAAGCTCGAGAGGGAAAGAATGGAGCGTGAGAGGCTGGAGAGGGAAAGGATACGTATTGAACAG GAACGTCGTAAAGAGGCAGAGCGCATTGCTCGGGAACGTGAAGAACTAAGACGCCAACAAGAACAACTGCGTTATGAACAAGAAAAGAGAAACACTCTAAAAAGAGCACGAGATGTAGACCATAG GAGGAATGATCCTTACTGGAATGGTAATAAGAAGATTGAAACGGACACAGACGTCCGCTTAAACCATGGCTCTGAGTATAACCGCCAGCAGAACCGCTTTAATGACTTTAgtcacagagagaggggcagatACACAGAGGGCTCTTCCGTACAGCCTTCTGCATTTGAAAG GCGGGACCATTTTGAAAGTGAACCAGATGGCAAGAAGAGCCGTCCTGCTGCCAGACGAGAAAGCTCTGGGTTTGACAACAGATACACTAAGAATTATGACGCCAGAAGAACTGAGCAGCCACGAACAGAAATCCATGAGACTGACCGGAGAGTGATACGGGATAGAGATGAAAGGAGAGTTGTCCCTATTCCTGAGAGGCCAGCAGGCAACAGGGGCCATCCTACAGAGAGAGGCAGAATAGCAGAAATTCCTCATGGTCGCTCCACCAGAGAATCTGGTCCTGGAGGCTGGAAAAATGAAGTTGTAATTGGTGAAGCCAAAGGAGATATAAG AGCAGCTGTTCGGATGCGTCCTGAGAGATCAGGAAGAGATGGTCTTGGTCCCAGTATAAGAGGAGGGACCTCTGCTAGCCGCAGCAGAGACGCTGGAAGAGGAATAGTAATTGGGGAAAGAGTAAGCAGTTCTACAACTTTCAGACCCACTCAACAAaag aaCTACAGTGAAGGGAGACAGGTTGTGGTTGAGCGTCACGGCCGTGACCAAGGTCCAAGGAAAGACTGGCATGGAACTGGTTCTCAAGGGAGTGGCTATCAAGGTACAAGAAGAGTGGGGGAAAGCCGAGGAAGCATGATCTCTCAGCACTCCAG CCACTCTCCACCAGCAATGAACAGAATTGTACAGATCAATAATACCATGCAAGGAGGAAGTGGTTCTGGGTACAAGGCATTTAAAGGTGGCGCTCCACGGAGGTTCTAA